A single Phoenix dactylifera cultivar Barhee BC4 chromosome 1, palm_55x_up_171113_PBpolish2nd_filt_p, whole genome shotgun sequence DNA region contains:
- the LOC103719538 gene encoding 14 kDa proline-rich protein DC2.15-like: MDSKTIAALCLLLFSNLCCASIPWPEEPKPRIYHKFPRKTPPANPFCPRDTVKLGVCWDLLGNTERLLIGQPLGSKCCALIEGLTDVEAAACLCTTIKENLLGVNIKWSVALSLLVSPCKKEIPDGFKCV; encoded by the coding sequence ATGGATAGCAAGACAATTGCAgccctctgcctcctcctcttctccaacctgTGCTGTGCTTCCATCCCATGGCCTGAGGAACCAAAGCCCAGAATCTACCACAAATTCCCCCGGAAGACGCCTCCGGCAAACCCGTTTTGCCCACGCGACACGGTCAAGCTTGGTGTCTGCTGGGACTTGCTCGGAAATACGGAAAGGTTGCTCATAGGTCAGCCACTTGGGAGCAAGTGTTGTGCTCTTATTGAAGGCCTAACTGATGTTGAAGCTGCTGCTTGCCTTTGCACTACAATTAAGGAGAATCTGTTAGGTGTCAATATCAAGTGGTCTGTGGCTCTCAGCTTGTTAGTTAGCCCCTGCAAGAAGGAGATCCCAGATGGCTTCAAGTGTGTTTAG